The Ancylobacter sp. SL191 nucleotide sequence CTCATATCGCCGGTAATCGTCTCGGCCGGGCCGACCCCGCCGCGCGCCTCGCCGCCGGCGTTGGCCGTATACCGGAGGATCGCCACCGCGACGGGACGGTCGGCGCACTGACCGTGGCCGAAAACTATGTGCTGGAAACTGTTGGCGATCCGCAGAACCAGACCGCCGGCTTCCTGCGCCGCGCGGCGATCCGCGAGCGTGCGGCGGCGGCGATCAAGGCTTATGACGTGCGCTGCCCCGGCCCGGATGCCGCCATCCGCGCGCTCTCCGGCGGCAACATGCAGAAGGTGGTGCTCGCCCGTGTGCTGGAGCGCGAGCCGCGCCTTGTGCTCGCCCACCAGCCGACGCGCGGACTCGATATCGGCGCGACCACCGACGTTCACCGCCGCCTCATCGCGGCGCGCGGACGCGGCGCGGCGGTGCTGCTGATCTCCGAGGATCTCGACGAGCTCTTCGCCCTCTGCGACCGCATCGCCGTGGTCCATGCCGGCCAGCTCTCCCCTGCGATGGACACGGAGGGGCTCGATGTGCGCACCGTCGGGTTGATGATGGCCGGCCACGCGGCCGGGGAGGCGGCGTGATGGGGGCCTCGCTCGATCACCATCCTTCGCGGCTCGCTCCGCTCGCACCTCAGGATGACGTTCATCTCTTAGAGCCCCGTCATCCTGAGGTGCCCGGCAAAGCCGGGCCGCGAAGGATGGTTGGTTCGCCCGGACCAACGCCCGGAGACCCCGCATGATCCGCTTCGTCCCCCGCGAACGCACGCCGCTCTGGCTCACGGTCGCCGTCTCCGTCGGCTCGGGGCTGGCGGCGCTGCTGCTGACCGCCATCCCGCTCGCGCTTTCCGGCGCGCCGGTCTTCTCGGCCTTCGTGCTGATGGCGCAGGGCGCGGCGGGTGATGGCTTTGCGCTGGCGGAGACGCTGACCCGCGCCACCCCGCTCATCTTCACCGGCCTTGCGGCGGCGGTCGCTTTCCGCGCCAAGCTCTGGAACATCGGTGCCGAGGGACAGCTTTATGCGGGCGCTCTCGCCACCGTCGCGCTCGGTGCCGGGCTGATCGAGGCGCCGGCCTATATCCTCCTGCCGACCGTGCTGATCGGGGCGGCGGCGGCGGGCGCGGCGCTGCTGCTCATCCCCGTGCTGTTCAAGACCCGCTTCGGCGCCGACGAGGTGGTGGTGACGCTGCTGATGAACTTCATCGTCTTGCTCTTCGTCCAGATGATGATCGAAGGGCCGATGAAGGACGAGATGGCGATGGGCTGGCCGCAATCGGCCCCGGTGCTCGATGAGGCGACACTGCCCAAGCTGGTGGCCGGGTTGCGCCTCCATGCCGGTCTGGTCATCGCCGTGGTCGCAGCTGTGGCGCTGCACATTTTCATCACCCGCACCGTCTGGGGCTTCCGCATCCGGGCGGTGGGCGAGAATGCCCGCGCCGCGCGCTATGCCGGCCTGCCTGTCGTGAAGGCGATGGTGCTGGTCGGCGTGCTCTCCGGCGGGCTCGCGGGCTTCGCGGGGGCGAGTGAGGTGGCCGGTCTCAAGGGCTATCTCACCTCCGATCTCTCGCCCGGCTTCGGCTATGCCGGCATCGTGGTGGCGACCCTGGCGAACCTCTCGCCGCTCGGCGTCATCCCCGCCGCCATCTTCGTCGCCGGCGTGTTCGTGGGCGCGGATTCGATGAGCCGGGCCATCGGCGTGTCCAACTATCTCGCTGATCTCGTCGTCGCGTTTTCCCTGCTCAGCGTGCTCGTCGGCGGGTTGCTGACGCGGTTCCGCATCGTCCTCGTGCGTCGGGAGACCGTGTGATGTGGGCCGCCCTCGACATTCTGCTGCAGGCCAATTTCTGGGCCGCCACCATCCGCATCGCCACGCCGCTGATCTTCGGCGTGCTGGGCGCGCTGCTCTGCGAGCGGGCGGGGGTGCTCAATCTCGGCATTGAAGGCATTTTCGTCGCCGGTGCCATGTCTGGCTGGCTGGCGGTCTATCTCGGCCTGCCACTGTGGGGCGGTGTCCTCGTCGCCGCCGGCGTCGGTGCGCTGTTCGGGCTGATCCATGGCACGCTCACCGTGCCGCTTGGCCTGTCGCAGCATGTCACCGGCATCGGGGTGACGCTGCTCGCGACGTCGATCGCCTATTTCGGCTACCGCGTCGCCTTCCCCAATGTGGCGACGCCGCCGCGCATCGAGGCCTTCGCGCCGCTCGACGTGCCGGTACTGGGCGATCTGCCCTTCATCGGGCCGATCCTCGGCCAGCAGACCGCCTTCACCGTGCTTGCCTTCGTCTGTGTCGGCCTCGTCGCTCTCGTGCTGGCCCGCACGCCGCTCGGCCTTGCCCTGCGCGCCGTGGGCGACAATCCGGAAGCGGTGGAGGCACAGGGGCTCTCCGTCGTCGGGCTTCGCATGGGCGCGGTGATGGCGGGCTCGGCGCTGATGGCCCTGGGCGGGGCGTTCCTTACCCTTTCGGCGTTCAACGCCTTCTATTTCGGCATGATCAACGGGCGTGGCTGGGTGTGCATCGCGCTCACCGTCTTCGCCTCCTGGCGGCCGGGCAAGGCGCTTCTCGGCGCGCTGCTGTTCGGCGCGCTCGACGCCTACCAGCTCCGGCTGCAGACCATCACCGGCGGTGCGGTGCCCAGCCAGATCTTCCTCATGTTGCCCTATATCTTCTCCATCGCCGCGCTGGTGCTGGTGGCCCGCCGGGCCGATTACCCGCGCGCGCTGATGAAGCCGTATTTCAAGGGCCAGAGATAGGCGGACCCCATGAGCTTTGACCTGATCGTCACCAATGCCTGTCTGGCCGATGGGCGTAGCTGCGTCGACATCGCCTGCGAGGCCGGGCGCATCCGTGCCGTCGAGCCGGGCATCGCCGCGCAGGCGGGCGAGGGTGCCGGGCAGATCATCGACGCTGGCGGCAGGCTGGTCTCGCCGCCCTTTGTCGACGTGCATTTCCACATGGACGCGACGCTCTCGCTCGGTCTGCCGCGCCTCAACACCTCTGGTACGCTGCTGGAGGGCATCGCGCTCTGGGGCGAGCTCAAGCCGCTGCTGACCCACGAGGCGGTGATCGAGCGGGCGCTGCGCTATTGCGATCTCGCGGTCAGCCAGGGGCTGCTGGCCATCCGCAGCCATGTCGATGTGTGCGACGATCGCCTGCTGGCCGTCGAGGCGCTGCTCGATGTGCGCGAGCAGGTGAAGGACTATATCGACCTGCAACTCGTCGCCTTCCCGCAGGATGGCTATTACCGCTCGCCCACCGCCGCGAAGAACCTCGAACGCGCGCTCGACATGGGCGTCGATGTGGTCGGCGGCATCCCGCATTTCGAGCGCACCATGGCCGATGGCGCGGCTTCACTGAAGGCGTTGTGCGAGATCGCGGCTGCCCGTGGCCTGCGCGTCGACATCCATTGCGACGAGAGCGACGATCCGCTCTCCCGCCATATCGAGGCGCTGGCCTATGAGACGCAGCGCCTCGGCCTGCAGGGCCGGGTGGCCGGCTCGCATCTCACCTCCATGCACTCCATGGACAATTACTACGTCTCGAAGCTCATCCCGCTGATCGCCGAGGCGGGCGTCCATGCCATCGCCAATCCGCTGATCAACATCACCCTGCAGGGCCGGCACGACACCTACCCCAAGCGGCGCGGCATGACGCGGGTGCCGGAATTGCGGGCGGCTAGCGTCAATGTCGCCTTCGGCCATGACTGCGTGATGGACCCTTGGTATTCACTCGGCTCGGGCGACATGCTCGAGGTCGCGCACATGGCGCTGCATGTCGGTCAGATGACCTCGCGCGAGGCGATGGCCTGGTGCCTGGAGGCGGTCACCACCAATCCGGCGACGATCATGGGTCTGGACGGCTATGGCATCGCGCCCGGCTGCAACGCCGATTTCGTGATCCTGCAGGCGGCCGATCCCATCGAGGCCATTCGGCTCAAGGCGGCGCGGCTCTTCGTCATCCGGCGCGGCCGGGTGATCGCGGAGGGCGCGCCACGCGTCTCAACGCTCGCGCTACCGGGCCGGCCGGCTTTGGTCGATCCCGCCGCCTATGCGCCGAAGGATTCATGATCGGGCGAAACTTTCGGCAATGAATGACATGCGCCGCGTGTATGGTGGCGAAGAATGCCCCATATTCATGGGGAGGATCCCGTCTCGTCCGTGATCGCCCATGCCGTTTGACGTCGACATTCGTCCGTCACCATCCCTGCCGGAATGCCGGACCGAAGGGTTCGATCTGCTGTACCGGCCGGTATGGATTCTCGATCTCGACACACTGCGGAAGTTCTACGCCAACGCCGCCGCGCGGGCGCTCTGGCGGGTGGAGCCCGGCGAGGAGGCGGAGTTCTTTACCCGCGACTTCACCCCGCACTCGGAGGCCATCCGGGCGCGGCTTGGCCGTACCATGGGGCGGCTGCGCGCCGGTGAGGTCTTCACCGAGCGCTGGACGTTCTATCCCAAGGACCGACCCTTCACCGTCGACTGCCTGATGAGCGGTGTACGCCTCTCGAACGGCCATGTCGGAATGCTGGTCGAGGCGACCGTACCGCAGGTCGAGCCGCAGGAGCTGCGCGGCGTGGAGGCGCTACGGCATACAAGCGTGCTGGTGACGCTCTATGGCCAAAGCGGAGAGGTGATGTTCCGCAACCCCGTCGCGTCGCGCACCTATGCCGATGACGATCACCGTTTTCTCGACAGCTTTTGCGACCGCGCGGCGGGTGAGGCCATCTGGCGGGAGGCTTTCGGGCATGATCCGGCGCGTACCGATGCCTTCATGGGCCGGATGGTCTCCGGCGAGTTCCGGGTTGCGACCAGTGCGGGCGAGCGCTGGCACGGCATGGATCTTCGGACCACCACGGACCCGGTGAGCGGGCGGGTGAGCCTTCTGGTCAATGAGCGCGACATCACCGAGCGGGTGGAAGAGCGCGCGCGCTCCGACTACCTCTCCACCCACGACACCATGACCGGCCTGATCAACCGCGTCTGCTTCCAGGAAAAGCTCCAGGCGGCCATGGAGCGGCCGGGTTCCGCCGGGGCGCTCATCATGTGCGACCTCGACAGCTTCAAGGAGGTGAACGACACCTATGGCCACGCTGCCGGCGACGCGGTGCTGCGTGAGATTGGTGTCCGGCTGCGCGCGAGCCTGCGGCCGGAGGATGTGGCCGCCCGGCTCGGCGGCGACGAATTCGCGGTGCTGCTCACCCATTTGGTCGATGTCGAGGTGCTGCGCCGCCGGGCCAGCGAGATCGACCTGCGTCTCAGCCAGCCCATCGCCGACCCGGCCACGGGAACCGTGTTCAGCATGGCGGCGAGCTTCGGCATAGCCGCCTGGCCGGAGGACGGCGCGACGCCGGACGCGCTCCAGCGCAATGCCGATCTCGCCCTCTATGCCGCCAAGGCCGAGAATGGCCGGCGGGTGCGCCATTTCGACATCGGCATGCGCCGCGCGGCGGATGAACGCCACCATTGCATCGTGGACCTCACCGCCGCGCTGGAGCGGGACGAGTTCGAGGTGTTCTACCAGCCGATCATGGAACTCGGGACACTCGTGCCGAAGGGCTTCGAGGCGCTGCTGCGTTGGCGCCATCCCACCCGCGGCCTGCTGGTGCCGGACCTTTTCATCCCCGCGGCCGAGAGCGTCGGGCTCATGGCGCCCATCGGCACCGCGATGTTCGCCCGCATCTGTACGCAGGTCCGCCAATGGATCGATGAGGGGCTCGATCCCGGCCGGGTGGCGGTCAATCTCTCCGCCAACCAGTTCCGCAACCGGGCGCTTGCCGACCATCTCCGCGCGGCGGTAAACGCCGCCGGGCTGACGCCGGCCCACATCGAGTTCGAGGTACCGGAGACCGTCACGCTGGGCCGCAGCGGCGAGGTGGTGGTGGATACGCTCTCGGCGCTCCGCAGAGCGGGCTTCAGCATCGCGCTCGACGATTTCGGCACCGGCCACGCCTCGCTCACCCATCTGCGGCGGCTGCCGGTCGATGTCATCAAGATCGACCGCAGCTTCATCGCGGACATGGAGCATTCGGCCGCCGACCGCGCCATCGTCCATGCGGTGATCGCGCTCGGGCGGGAGCTTGGCATGAGCGTCCTGGCGGAGGGCATCGAGAACGAGGCGCAGCGTATCTCGCTACACCTGCTCGGCTGCAACCTCGCGCAGGGCTATCTGTTCGGCTACCCGATGGAGGCTGCACGGGCGGCCACATGGATGCTGCGCCAGGCCGCGCGGCGCGCCGGCGGCAATGTCGTCACCTTCCTGGGAGCACCATGACCGTCGGCGTGGTCGGCAGGCTGGCGCGGGAGAGCACCACGGTGGGCGTCGGCTGGCGCGCGATCGTGTAGCGGCTGTCCGCGAGCTTGGCGAGGAAGCGCTCCAGCGTGCTCGGGTTGAAGAAGTGCATGGGGATGACGACCGGCGATTCCAGCGCTTTCAGCACCTCGACCATGCCGTCCACATCCAGTGTGTAGCTGCCATCCACCGGCGCCAGGACGATGTCGATCCGCCCGAGCGCGCCAAGATCCTCGGGCGTCAGCGTGTGGTGCAGATGGCCGAGATGGGCGATGCACAGATCGGCGGCGCGGAAGATGAAGATCGAATTGCCGTTCTTGATCGTGCCGCCTTCCCAATCGCGGATATTGGTCGGCAGGTTGCCGATCCACAGATCGCCCACCTCAAGGTCGTAATGCACGGGGTCGCGGTCCTCGCGCCAACCCTTGAGCACGCGCTCGATTCCCGGATCGGGGTTGAGCGAGTAATGCGTCGAATGCGCCCGGTTCATCGTCGCCACGCGCGGCACGACGCTCGGGCGGACATAGTCGTTGTAGTCGGTTGCCAGCGTTACGCCGCCGGCGGTCTCGATCAGGAACGTGGCGTGGCCGACAAAGGTCAGGCTCACCTCGCGTTCCCCAGGCATCGCCGCCGGGATCGCGGTCAGGCGGGGCGGGGAGAGGAAGGGGCTCGTCGCCACCAGCTTCGGGCACCGCTCGGCCTGGGCTTGCGCGGGCGCCACCGATAGGGGCGCTGCCAGAGCGAGAAGGGCGAGAGCGAAAAGGCGGGAAAACGGGCTCGGCATGGGCAGGGCTCCGGGCGGGCGTCCGGAGCATCATGGCGCGAGCTGACGTTAGGGCGAGTCACGTTTGCGTGCCGCGCGCCGCAGCGTCACATCACCGGATGAAGGGGTTGGTCCGTTTCTCCAGCGCGATGTTCGTGGCGCTGCCATGGCCGGGCAGCACGGTGAAGGCATCGCCCAGCGGCAGGATCTTCTCCTTGATGCCCTTGATGAGCAGCGGCCCGTCGCCATAGGGGAAATCGGTGCGGCCAACCGAGCGCTGGAACAGCGTGTCGCCGACAATGGCGAGCTTGTTGTCGCGGTTCACCAGCGCGACATGGCCGGGCGTGTGGCCGGGGACGTGCAGCACGTCGAAGTCGATCCCGCCGATCTCCACCGTGTCGCCCTCGTTCAGCCAGCGGTTCGGCGTCACCACGCGGCCGGGAATGCCGGTGCGCTCGCCGGCGACCGGCAGGTCGTCGAGCAGGAACTTGTCGCCCTCATGCGGGCCTTCGACCGGAATTTTCAGCGTCTCGGCGAGCTCCGCCGCGCCGGCCGCGTGGTCGATATGGCCATGGGTCAGCACGATCTTTTCCGCCGTGACCTCCAGCTCCTCCAGCGCCGCGAGGATTCGCGGCAGGTCGCCGCCCGGATCGATCACCGCCCCGCGCTTGGTCGTCTCGTCCCAGACGATGGAGCAGTTCTGCTGGAAGGGAGTAACGGGAACGACGGCGACCTTCAGGCTCGGCATGGTGGCTCCTGGAAACGAGCGGGCGGCAACGGCGGGCGGGACTGTGGTCGATCATATGCCGGCGCGCAAGGTCGCGGGCGGCGCCCGCGCCTTGTGGCGACCTGTCGCCAATGCTATTGCGCGCCCATGAGCACCGAGCCGATTTCCAACATCCGCAACTTCTCCATCGTCGCCCATATCGACCATGGAAAGTCGACTCTCGCCGACCGCCTGATCCAGATCACCGGCGGGCTGTCGGAGCGCGAAATGTCCGAGCAGGTGCTCGACAGCATGGATATCGAGCGCGAGCGCGGCATCACCATCAAGGCGCAGACCGTGCGCCTGTCCTATCGGGCGAAGGACGGCGAGGATTACATCCTCAACCTCATCGACACGCCCGGCCATGTCGATTTCGCCTATGAGGTGAACCGCTCGCTGGCCGCCGTCGAGGGCTCGCTGCTGGTGGTCGACGCCTCGCAGGGCGTCGAGGCGCAGACGCTGGCCAATGTCTACCAGGCCATCGACAACAATCACGAGATCGTCCCGGTCCTCAACAAGATCGACCTGCCGGCGGCCGAGCCGGACAAGGTGAAGGCGCAGATCGAGGACGTCATCGGCCTCGATGCCTCGAATTCGGTGATGATCTCCGCCAAGACCGGCATCGGCATTCCCGATGTGCTGGAAGCCATCGTCACCCGCCTGCCGCCCCCCAAGGGCGACCGCGACGCGCCGCTGAAGGCGCTGCTGGTTGACAGCTGGTACGACGTCTATCTTGGCGTTGTCGTGCTCGTGCGCATCGTCGACGGCGTG carries:
- a CDS encoding ABC transporter permease codes for the protein MIRFVPRERTPLWLTVAVSVGSGLAALLLTAIPLALSGAPVFSAFVLMAQGAAGDGFALAETLTRATPLIFTGLAAAVAFRAKLWNIGAEGQLYAGALATVALGAGLIEAPAYILLPTVLIGAAAAGAALLLIPVLFKTRFGADEVVVTLLMNFIVLLFVQMMIEGPMKDEMAMGWPQSAPVLDEATLPKLVAGLRLHAGLVIAVVAAVALHIFITRTVWGFRIRAVGENARAARYAGLPVVKAMVLVGVLSGGLAGFAGASEVAGLKGYLTSDLSPGFGYAGIVVATLANLSPLGVIPAAIFVAGVFVGADSMSRAIGVSNYLADLVVAFSLLSVLVGGLLTRFRIVLVRRETV
- a CDS encoding ABC transporter permease, whose product is MWAALDILLQANFWAATIRIATPLIFGVLGALLCERAGVLNLGIEGIFVAGAMSGWLAVYLGLPLWGGVLVAAGVGALFGLIHGTLTVPLGLSQHVTGIGVTLLATSIAYFGYRVAFPNVATPPRIEAFAPLDVPVLGDLPFIGPILGQQTAFTVLAFVCVGLVALVLARTPLGLALRAVGDNPEAVEAQGLSVVGLRMGAVMAGSALMALGGAFLTLSAFNAFYFGMINGRGWVCIALTVFASWRPGKALLGALLFGALDAYQLRLQTITGGAVPSQIFLMLPYIFSIAALVLVARRADYPRALMKPYFKGQR
- a CDS encoding amidohydrolase family protein encodes the protein MSFDLIVTNACLADGRSCVDIACEAGRIRAVEPGIAAQAGEGAGQIIDAGGRLVSPPFVDVHFHMDATLSLGLPRLNTSGTLLEGIALWGELKPLLTHEAVIERALRYCDLAVSQGLLAIRSHVDVCDDRLLAVEALLDVREQVKDYIDLQLVAFPQDGYYRSPTAAKNLERALDMGVDVVGGIPHFERTMADGAASLKALCEIAAARGLRVDIHCDESDDPLSRHIEALAYETQRLGLQGRVAGSHLTSMHSMDNYYVSKLIPLIAEAGVHAIANPLINITLQGRHDTYPKRRGMTRVPELRAASVNVAFGHDCVMDPWYSLGSGDMLEVAHMALHVGQMTSREAMAWCLEAVTTNPATIMGLDGYGIAPGCNADFVILQAADPIEAIRLKAARLFVIRRGRVIAEGAPRVSTLALPGRPALVDPAAYAPKDS
- a CDS encoding putative bifunctional diguanylate cyclase/phosphodiesterase, yielding MPFDVDIRPSPSLPECRTEGFDLLYRPVWILDLDTLRKFYANAAARALWRVEPGEEAEFFTRDFTPHSEAIRARLGRTMGRLRAGEVFTERWTFYPKDRPFTVDCLMSGVRLSNGHVGMLVEATVPQVEPQELRGVEALRHTSVLVTLYGQSGEVMFRNPVASRTYADDDHRFLDSFCDRAAGEAIWREAFGHDPARTDAFMGRMVSGEFRVATSAGERWHGMDLRTTTDPVSGRVSLLVNERDITERVEERARSDYLSTHDTMTGLINRVCFQEKLQAAMERPGSAGALIMCDLDSFKEVNDTYGHAAGDAVLREIGVRLRASLRPEDVAARLGGDEFAVLLTHLVDVEVLRRRASEIDLRLSQPIADPATGTVFSMAASFGIAAWPEDGATPDALQRNADLALYAAKAENGRRVRHFDIGMRRAADERHHCIVDLTAALERDEFEVFYQPIMELGTLVPKGFEALLRWRHPTRGLLVPDLFIPAAESVGLMAPIGTAMFARICTQVRQWIDEGLDPGRVAVNLSANQFRNRALADHLRAAVNAAGLTPAHIEFEVPETVTLGRSGEVVVDTLSALRRAGFSIALDDFGTGHASLTHLRRLPVDVIKIDRSFIADMEHSAADRAIVHAVIALGRELGMSVLAEGIENEAQRISLHLLGCNLAQGYLFGYPMEAARAATWMLRQAARRAGGNVVTFLGAP
- a CDS encoding MBL fold metallo-hydrolase, producing MPSPFSRLFALALLALAAPLSVAPAQAQAERCPKLVATSPFLSPPRLTAIPAAMPGEREVSLTFVGHATFLIETAGGVTLATDYNDYVRPSVVPRVATMNRAHSTHYSLNPDPGIERVLKGWREDRDPVHYDLEVGDLWIGNLPTNIRDWEGGTIKNGNSIFIFRAADLCIAHLGHLHHTLTPEDLGALGRIDIVLAPVDGSYTLDVDGMVEVLKALESPVVIPMHFFNPSTLERFLAKLADSRYTIARQPTPTVVLSRASLPTTPTVMVLPGR
- a CDS encoding MBL fold metallo-hydrolase produces the protein MPSLKVAVVPVTPFQQNCSIVWDETTKRGAVIDPGGDLPRILAALEELEVTAEKIVLTHGHIDHAAGAAELAETLKIPVEGPHEGDKFLLDDLPVAGERTGIPGRVVTPNRWLNEGDTVEIGGIDFDVLHVPGHTPGHVALVNRDNKLAIVGDTLFQRSVGRTDFPYGDGPLLIKGIKEKILPLGDAFTVLPGHGSATNIALEKRTNPFIR